Proteins from a single region of Rhipicephalus sanguineus isolate Rsan-2018 chromosome 5, BIME_Rsan_1.4, whole genome shotgun sequence:
- the LOC125758599 gene encoding uncharacterized protein LOC125758599 has protein sequence MVNHIGRFLPNLSQATAPIRALLGEQNAWQWGPLQETAFNRVKEMLTSDLCVAKYHPGRNTIVSCDASSFGLGTVLLQEQPSGERRAVAFASRSLTDAEQRYSQTEKEALAVAWAVHRFDQYVRGLHFTVETDHQPLLTLLGNADLDTMPPRIQRFRIKLMRYQFNVVYVPGKQLATADTLSRAPDEKPSISLVDVVEVFVEFQVAAITDTKLVTADDVRRHQEQDGECNQLVKYCTQGWPRRDRLPEHMKKYWNHRAFAEHYGFQHITSSPNYPQSNGEVERMVRTVKEMFEKADDPFLALLSYRDTAGVTGFSPAQLLMGRSLRTRLLKPADCLEPKWPAPDVVKCQDEEVRRRQKKDFDRRRAATVLPPLEPGDTVWVRDIKETACVLSPASKPRSYVVETPTAVLVRNRVHLVPYSDPTTSQLNEPASRENSEGHEDQATVTDATATATPQVSNECGVRVTRFGRRVKTPKRLDL, from the exons ATGGTTAATCATATTGGTCGCTTCCTGCCCAACCTTTCGCAGGCAACCGCCCCTATTCGCGCCTTGCTGGGCGAGCAAAATGCATGGCAATGGGGACCGCTTCAAGAGACCGCTTTTAATCGGGTCAAGGAGATGCTCACCTCGGACCTCTGCGTCGCGAAGTATCATCCCGGTCGTAATACCATTGTCTCATGCGACGCGAGCTCATTTGGATTGGGAACTGTTCTTCTGCAAGAACAACCATCGGGGGAGCGACGCGCGGTAGCGTTTGCATCACGGTCGTTAACCGATGCAGAACAACGCTACAGCCAAACAGAAAAGGAAGCGTTGGCGGTAGCATGGGCAGTGCACCGCTTTGACCAGTACGTGCGAGGCCTACACTTCACGGTGGAAACCGACCATCAGCCACTGCTGACACTGCTTGGAAACGCTGACTTGGACACGATGCCTCCACGTATTcaacggttccgtatcaaacttaTGCGATACCAATTCAACGTGGTCTACGTTCCGGGCAAACAGCTAGCCACTGCGGATACTCTTTCAAGGGCTCCGGACGAGAAGCCGTCGATCAGTCTAGTGGATGTGGTAGAAGTGTTCGTGGAATTCCAAGTTGCAGCGATCACTGACACGAAGCTGGTTACTGCAGATGATGTCCGCAGGCACCAAGAACAGGATGGTGAATGCAACCAGCTCGTCAAGTACTGCACCCAGGGCTGGCCTCGTCGAGACAGGCTTCCGGAGCACATGAAGAAATACTGGAACCATCGAG CTTTTGCGGAGCACTATGGCTTCCAACACATCACCTCGAGTCCAAACTACCCGCAGTCTAACGGGGAAGTAGAAAGGATGGTGCGCACGGTCAAAGAAATGTTCGAGAAAGCAGATGATCCTTTTCTGGCACTTCTGTCTTACAGAGACACTGCAGGCGTCACAGGGTTTAGCCCAGCGCAGCTACTGATGGGCCGCAGCCTGCGAACCAGGCTTCTCAAGCCAGCGGATTGCCTGGAACCGAAGTGGCCTGCGCCTGACGTTGTCAAGTGCCAAGATGAGGAGGTAAGAAGGCGGCAGAAGAAAGACTTTGATCGCCGTCGTGCTGCGACCGTCCTTCCTCCGCTGGAGCCGGGGGACACGGTGTGGGTTCGAGACATCAAGGAAACGGCGTGCGTTCTCAGCCCAGCCTCGAAGCCCCGCTCGTACGTCGTGGAAACACCAACCGCGGTGCTTGTGCGTAATAGGGTGCATCTAGTGCCCTATTCGGACCCAACGACGAGCCAACTCAACGAGCCAGCATCGAGGGAAAACAGCGAGGGGCACGAAGACCAAGCCACCGTTACAGACGCCACGGCAACAGCGACGCCACAAGTCTCCAATGAATGCGGAGTGCGAGTCACCAGATTTGGTCGCCGAGTTAAGACTCCGAAAAGACTTGACTTGTGA